A single genomic interval of Cherax quadricarinatus isolate ZL_2023a chromosome 76, ASM3850222v1, whole genome shotgun sequence harbors:
- the LOC138854964 gene encoding FH1/FH2 domain-containing protein 3-like isoform X3 gives MLPTPEEKHKIQEATICNPYLPLGSAEQFFMMLSSISELPARLKLWIFKLDYENMEKIDSITCVSKVDFEELSHNIAKIEVDCKESWGHLKAIAKHDGPTQIKLNVLQ, from the exons ATGTTACCAACACCTGAAGAGAAGCACAAGATTCAAGAAGCCACCATTTGCAACCCATACCTTCCTCTTGGGTCGGCAGAACAGTTTTTTATGATGCTGTCGTCCATATCTGAACTTCCCGCCAGATTAAAACTCTGGATCTTTAAGCTAGACTATGAGAACATGGAGAAG ATTGACTCAATCACCTGTGTCTCGAAGGTGGACTTTGAGGAGCTGTCTCATAACATTGCCAAGATAGAGGTCGACTGTAAGGAATCATGGGGTCATCTAAAAGCCATTGCAAAACATGATGGTCCTACGCAGATTAAGCTTAA TGTGCTTCAGTGA
- the LOC138854964 gene encoding FH1/FH2 domain-containing protein 3-like isoform X2 produces MLPTPEEKHKIQEATICNPYLPLGSAEQFFMMLSSISELPARLKLWIFKLDYENMEKIDSITCVSKVDFEELSHNIAKIEVDCKESWGHLKAIAKHDGPTQIKLNFRHWLV; encoded by the exons ATGTTACCAACACCTGAAGAGAAGCACAAGATTCAAGAAGCCACCATTTGCAACCCATACCTTCCTCTTGGGTCGGCAGAACAGTTTTTTATGATGCTGTCGTCCATATCTGAACTTCCCGCCAGATTAAAACTCTGGATCTTTAAGCTAGACTATGAGAACATGGAGAAG ATTGACTCAATCACCTGTGTCTCGAAGGTGGACTTTGAGGAGCTGTCTCATAACATTGCCAAGATAGAGGTCGACTGTAAGGAATCATGGGGTCATCTAAAAGCCATTGCAAAACATGATGGTCCTACGCAGATTAAGCTTAA